In Cherax quadricarinatus isolate ZL_2023a chromosome 38, ASM3850222v1, whole genome shotgun sequence, a single genomic region encodes these proteins:
- the xmas gene encoding germinal-center associated nuclear protein, translating into MANNGNKANLPAIPFQVHSSPNLVFSPSSKSDTSDELADQSQGFSSEAVSTTVISSTSPIPGPSIFPSPSFHTQGVWETSGSFGGTGLVKTEASVGTDVGACSFVSKTETLPTFGVPATIKPTHGDISNSFVTSNLFSNVSSKDPANKGTPFFGSPLKSSSTVPKIFGGTECHIEGGLLVQKTREAKQSNISISKDSTPSSEAGSSVTAVPLSTSTPVLFGGVISSSTASIATTKWPATITTATTASSHIFGAVESSQTATLFGGSAVFSTSNIPGITTVSKSSSGGSKTSFPLQPSNINDEGKESNLFLRSSTSGLPFISHQDMSYTGKSPVSKTSVKGSMFGGTSSAEKPTENTPMKSSKKRLIDKTEASKGRSVPTGHRRSQEKLEPTVTNIVKPKEVPEIFGKDEGHASGTSPKYHKKELTKLIIALIPDCCMDKEILKSHFEKYGEVKRITLNPKVNQATVQYNNHHAASKAKKKGKEIHPKLPELKIFYATPVRRKSEEGNSDAMMSKKRAIKTLQHVQQPSDLDPYIPLERPTAEEPISKVMPLKVSHLDVKKPSTSRKKQSRPVSPARENKDTAISFEGKDLKTILESQATNNCDRYTILKARDKLLRNERTRTSDLKKATYLAATCPDMCPELERYMRDVQNDLSFYEMTTGVLDHRLVTKKFSRSSADKDVPLPHELRPGPVLLRTMDFLVCNIINQADTEETEVDIWYNYLWNRTRAIRNDLMQQQLTDSNAVVIMERCTRFHIYAAARLCQEPPDLFDAKMNTEHLTKSLQTLKELYLDLGERGEYFDTEPEFRAYEMLLNLNDGERIVTQYSKFRGEVQKSSHVQFALKAVLAVTFNNYVKFFKLLKSATYLQGCLLHRYFRQVRSKALDTFMKAYVPTKAPQTLPMESVIKTLGFENETDAVAYLKCHGITADDQNVVFDKYSFIQNPEEIPPLIRPIKLIEIKRTSALGEVIQGGPIPDNPLYTHIPHNSFDERGHLKPGAKDASDQNIENHQKPLPALTSVHTVVHPVKQQNYVLLAHMKDVYNVIEASVLEEIVRKVSIECIELFQHEVLVDKAACSLSSELLKESIQEEIKIVSYETMKEAKEERKEALRKLKEEEAAKREALRKLYDSVAATIFMNYVNEFVDGYIKQICQEYLQEVEMQNILTSLSEELPLKYETEVITELLISISKEVIEEMIAAQEMKVQNLQQKICNRKLSEYFCKWRTQVLKARRRKQSQEMFPADCSHLSITQQNEAFGWGYQRSSIENKSALQLSTLESNISRKVEKTLVRNMLVRECAWHPLYMQCLLMEEVDKFLPANTHNLFSQYFKLLVCTADSANSTIMQWLHSKLGSEENNDIQKPLNYCFSFVSKKSGLEYSWAIRETPVNSLSPENIKGTSAVLFVTSSKDTEDSQYCTIQNLLKERQGTSFYTVFYNCKSCDSKKSWSLSEEDLLKPETSLKLQNILLGLWKQQEERMTLVSSRMNNFVCGFIAEKFVEPALRYQNERNADKKSPLPPSILIDLYNKVIDFLITVINDKDLQSLEWPPPELSHLKQIPPPTWNNIDVKHVAGVLSHLKLPELQMDGIMSWGNITKVLHTYVTKVSGPLDDGIRLASHLNTILTNSFKILASANGYDDEASSDCEIHVLQLPWTELVYACASFRLSELSDIPVFYQPKKLKSFMYPHSWWAACDTSDPVWTEALKENYPLNSRKRKAEKQDKLVNNQVKLQKTPSKLLSDIANEKQKFMEFEKRLESLLNVDEI; encoded by the coding sequence ATGGCCAACAATGGCAACAAGGCAAATCTCCCTGCCATCCCCTTCCAGGTGCATTCATCGCCAAATTTGGTCTTTAGTCCATCCAGCAAGAGCGATACTAGTGATGAACTTGCTGACCAGTCCCAGGGTTTCTCATCTGAAGCAGTGTCAACAACAGTAATCTCTTCAACCAGCCCCATCCCAGGACCTAGTATTTTTCCTAGTCCCTCATTCCATACACAAGGTGTTTGGGAAACCTCAGGTTCTTTTGGTGGAACTGGACTAGTCAAAACTGAGGCATCTGTAGGTACTGATGTTGGTGCTTGTAGTTTTGTATCAAAGACTGAAACATTACCTACATTTGGAGTGCCAGCTACAATAAAACCAACACATGGAGATATTTCAAACTCGTTTGTCACATCTAATCTATTTAGCAATGTCAGTAGTAAAGATCCAGCAAATAAAGGTACACCATTTTTTGGGAGTCCACTTAAAAGTTCATCAACAGTTCCCAAGATATTTGGAGGGACAGAATGTCATATTGAAGGAGGATTGTTAGTGCAAAAGACTAGAGAAGCAAAACAGAGTAATATTTCTATATCAAAGGATTCCACACCCAGTTCAGAAGCTGGTtcctcagtgacagcagtgccACTGTCCACTTCCACACCAGTCCTCTTTGGTGGAGTGATTAGCAGTTCAACGGCAAGCATTGCCACAACCAAATGgcctgctactattactactgctacaactgcaTCATCCCATATATTTGGGGCAGTAGAGAGCTCACAAACGGCCACTTTGtttggtggtagtgctgtgttTAGCACTTCAAATATTCCTGGGATTACTACTGTATCAAAAAGTTCCTCAGGTGGCAGTAAGACTTCATTTCCATTACAACCATCTAATATTAATGATGAAGGAAAAGAGTCTAATCTTTTTCTAAGAAGTTCTACCTCTGGATTACCATTTATTAGTCACCAAGATATGTCTTATACTGGCAAGTCTCCTGTCAGTAAGACTTCAGTCAAAGGTAGCATGTTTGGTGGCACGTCTTCAGCAGAAAAACCCACAGAAAACACGCCTATGAAGTCAAGCAAGAAAAGACTCATAGATAAAACTGAAGCAAGCAAAGGAAGAAGTGTACCAACAGGTCATAGAAGATCCCAAGAAAAACTGGAACCCACAGTCACAAACATTGTAAAACCAAAGGAAGTGCCAGAGATTTTTGGAAAAGATGAAGGACACGCTAGTGGTACCTCACCTAAATACCACAAGAAGGAACTGACCAAACTCATTATTGCTTTAATCCCTGATTGCTGCATGGACAAAGAGATCTTGAAGAGCCACTTTGAGAAATATGGGGAAGTCAAAAGGATCACGCTTAATCCTAAGGTAAATCAAGCAACAGTTCAGTATAACAATCATCATGCAGCATCAAAAGCTAAGAAAAAAGGGAAAGAAATCCATCCCAAACTGCCAGAGTTGAAAATCTTCTATGCTACTCCAGTGCGTCGTAAGAGTGAAGAGGGAAACTCTGATGCCATGATGTCTAAGAAGAGAGCAATTAAAACTCTTCAGCATGTTCAACAACCTAGTGATCTTGATCCCTATATTCCTCTTGAACGCCCTACTGCTGAAGAACCTATTAGCAAGGTAATGCCTCTAAAAGTCTCGCATTTGGATGTTAAAAAACCTAGCACTAGTAGGAAAAAACAATCACGACCTGTATCTCCTGCCAGAGAAAATAAAGATACAGCCATATCCTTTGAAGGTAAAGATTTGAAAACCATACTAGAATCTCAAGCAACTAATAATTGTGACAGATACACAATCCTCAAGGCTCGTGATAAACTTTTGCGAAATGAAAGGACACGAACATCTGATTTAAAGAAAGCCACATACTTGGCAGCCACCTGCCCAGATATGTGTCCTGAACTTGAGCGTTACATGCGTGATGTTCAGAATGACCTTAGCTTCTATGAAATGACAACTGGAGTACTTGACCATAGACTGGTTACCAAGAAATTTTCTCGAAGCAGTGCTGACAAAGATGTACCTCTGCCACACGAGCTTAGACCAGGCCCAGTGCTGTTAAGAACAATGGACTTCTTAGTATGTAACATTATAAATCAAGCTGATACTGAAGAGACAGAAGTAGATATCTGGTACAACTATCTGTGGAATAGGACAAGAGCAATCCGTAATGACTTGATGCAACAGCAGCTCACAGATTCTAATGCTGTTGTAATCATGGAGCGATGCACTCGCTTTCATATTTATGCTGCTGCACGTTTGTGTCAGGAACCTCCAGATCTGTTTGATGCTAAGATGAATACAGAACACCTCACCAAAAGCTTGCAGACTCTGAAAGAGCTCTACCTTGACCTGGGTGAAAGAGGAGAGTATTTTGATACAGAACCGGAGTTTAGAGCTTATGAAATGCTTTTAAATCTAAATGATGGAGAGAGGATTGTGACACAGTACTCAAAGTTTCGAGGAGAAGTACAAAAATCGAGCCATGTTCAATTTGCTTTGAAGGCTGTTCTTGCAGTAACATTCAATAATTATGTAAAGTTTTTTAAACTTTTAAAGAGTGCCACATACCTGCAGGGGTGCCTTCTTCACAGATACTTTAGACAGGTACGCTCCAAAGCACTTGATACTTTTATGAAAGCATATGTGCCTACTAAGGCTCCACAGACACTTCCAATGGAGTCTGTGATTAAGACACTGGGTTTTGAGAATGAAACTGATGCAGTGGCTTACTTGAAATGCCATGGGATCACTGCAGATGATCAGAATGTGGTCTTTGATAAGTATTCATTTATTCAAAATCCTGAAGAGATACCACCATTGATTAGGCCCATAAAATTAATTGAAATAAAACGTACAAGTGCACTGGGAGAAGTCATCCAGGGAGGACCCATTCCTGACAATCCTCtatacacacacatcccacacaatAGCTTTGATGAACGGGGTCATTTGAAACCTGGTGCAAAAGATGCATCTGACCAAAACATTGAGAATCACCAAAAGCCATTACCAGCATTAACCTCAGTTCACACAGTTGTACATCCTGTAAAGCAACAGAACTATGTGCTACTAGCTCACATGAAAGATGTATATAATGTGATTGAAGCAAGTGTTTTAGAGGAAATCGTAAGAAAAGTCAGTATTGAGTGTATTGAATTATTCCAGCATGAGGTGTTGGTGGATAAAGCAGCATGTAGTCTCAGCAGTGAACTTCTGAAGGAAAGCATTCAAGAAGAAATTAAGATTGTGAGTTATGAAACCATGAAAGAAGCTaaggaagagaggaaagaggCCTTAAGGAagctgaaggaagaggaggcggCAAAACGTGAAGCACTGAGGAAATTGTATGATAGTGTAGCTGCTACAATTTTTATGAattatgttaatgaatttgtTGATGGGTATATCAAACAGATTTGTCAAGAATATTTACAAGAAGTTGAAATGCAAAACATATTAACCAGTTTAAGTGAAGAACTACCTCTCAAGTATGAGACTGAAGTCATAACAGAATTACTGATCAGTATCAGTAAAGAAGTTATTGAAGAAATGATTGCTGCACAGGAGATGAAAGTACAGAATTTGCAGCAAAAAATATGTAACAGGAAGTTAAGCGAATATTTTTGCAAGTGGCGTACACAGGTTTTGAAGGCCCGAAGGCGTAAGCAGTCTCAGGAAATGTTTCCTGCAGATTGTTCCCATTTATCTATCACCCAACAGAATGAAGCCTTTGGATGGGGTTATCAGAGAAGCAGCATTGAGAACAAATCTGCTCTTCAGTTGAGCACCCTGGAGTCGAACATCTCAAGAAAGGTAGAGAAGACACTTGTGAGAAACATGCTGGTTAGAGAATGTGCATGGCATCCATTATACATGCAGTGTCTTCTAATGGAAGAAGTTGACAAATTTCTACcagcaaacacacacaacttATTTAGTCAGTACTTTAAACTTTTAGTTTGCACTGCTGACTCTGCCAACTCGACAATTATGCAATGGCTGCACTCCAAGCTTGGCAGTGAAGAGAATAATGACATTCAAAAGCCTCTCAATTATTGCTTCAGTTTTGTTTCCAAGAAAAGTGGTTTAGAGTATTCCTGGGCTATACGGGAAACTCCTgtcaactctctctctcctgagaATATCAAAGGAACTTCTGCTGTGTTGTTTGTGACATCTTCTAAGGACACAGAAGATTCACAGTACTGCACAATTCAGAATTTGCTAAAAGAGAGACAAGGAACGTCATTTTATACTGTGTTTTATAATTGCAAAAGTTGTGATTCTAAGAAGAGCTGGAGTTTGTCAGAAGAGGATTTGCTAAAACCAGAAACATCACTTAAACTCCAAAACATCTTGTTGGGATTGTGGAAGCAGCAAGAAGAACGGATGACACTAGTTTCTTCCCGCATGAACAATTTTGTTTGTGGTTTTATTGCAGAGAAATTTGTGGAACCAGCTCTTCGATATCAGAACGAGAGAAATGCAGATAAAAAgtcaccactccctccctccatactgaTTGATCTCTACAACAAAGTGATTGACTTCttaataacagtaataaatgataaagacCTACAGAGTTTGGAATGGCCACCACCAGAACTGAGCCACTTGAAACAGATTCCTCCACCAACATGGAATAATATTGATGTTAAACATGTAGCTGGTGTACTGAGCCACTTAAAGTTACCAGAGTTACAAATGGACGGCATCATGAGTTGGGGTAACATCACCAAAGTTCTTCACACTTATGTCACCAAGGTCTCTGGACCCCTTGATGATGGTATAAGGCTTGCGTCTCACCTAAATACCATCCTCACAAATTCTTTCAAAATTTTGGCTTCTGCAAATGGTTATGATGATGAGGCCTCATCTGATTGTGAGATTCATGTGCTACAACTTCCTTGGACTGAGTTAGTGTATGCATGTGCATCATTCAGGCTGTCAGAATTATCGGACATCCCAGTGTTTTACCAGCCAAAGAAGCTAAAGTCTTTCATGTATCCACACTCCTGGTGGGCAGCATGTGATACCTCTGATCCAGTTTGGACAGAGGCACTGAAGGAAAACTATCCATTAAACTCAAGAAAACGCAAGGCTGAGAAGCAAGATAAACTTGTAAATAATCAAGTAAAACTTCAGAAAACACCATCAAAGTTACTTAGTGATATTGCaaatgaaaaacaaaagtttatgGAGTTTGAAAAGAGACTTGAGTCTTTGTTAAACGTAGATGAAATTTAA